From Primulina tabacum isolate GXHZ01 chromosome 2, ASM2559414v2, whole genome shotgun sequence, one genomic window encodes:
- the LOC142538057 gene encoding cation/H(+) antiporter 1-like, with protein MDNVSNNKACNSGELFNPVLTMGTQVSCLLVISHFFQLFLKPLGQPAPVAQILAGFLLGPSGFSHIDRVNKFFFQNFAADYYETMALYARITIMFLIGLEMDFDYMRRNLRVASIIAGGSCLICTIFAIALTSFIYEETGAHGSGVMMAVTLAVILSNTASPFVSRLAHDLKFASTDIGRLAISSSLIGDVYAVLLLIIIARNDEKSDLSSSVFYAFMYIIIVTVAILINRYLTNWMNRRNRNQKHLKHTELFILLGIVYVAAMIMETSGFSSIIGCFVIGWMFPRGGKVARTLLSKLSYSVHNFILPIYFGYSGFKADVTLISSFRNFAIVAIIILLSIGGKITGTLAVCVHLKIPLNEGVLLAFLMNLKGHVDLLALTINVQHYKAMSSQIFYNLMMAAIVINSLIWGPLIAFMVRRESEIFGYKYIAFEFQSPKNELKLLACIYGPRPVTTMIGLIATSKGPENVAITPYLMHLIELPERRKTNLLYHQKEEDELSDDGDYGGNDVVEINEAVDIFCTETGVTIHQVKTVSPFASMYADVCEFAEDIRASVIVLPFHKHQRIDGKLESGKEGIRATNQKILRHAKCSVAILVDRGLTAGTSYTSGSGSLQHVATLFFGGPDDREALGFSERIGMHHHINLTIIRFLHVSEKMQDIGVNVAHKEQDVLMVKSTHETESDVDNAALAEFYNRYVTSGQVGYVEKHVENGGETANALRDMADMYSMFIVGKGRRGNSILTTGLSDWEECPELGKVGDLLASSDFELSGSVLVIQQHRPSNNQYQDQ; from the exons ATGGATAACGTCTCAAAcaataaagcatgtaacagtgGAGAATTATTCAATCCCGTTCTTACAATGGGAACACAAGTTTCTTGCCTTCTGGTGATCTCACATTTCTTTCAACTTTTTCTCAAGCCCTTAGGCCAACCGGCGCCGGTGGCGCAGATTCTA GCAGGATTCTTGTTAGGCCCGTCTGGATTCTCACACATAGATCGTGTAAACAAATTCTTCTTCCAAAACTTTGCAGCGGATTACTACGAAACCATGGCATTATATGCCAGGATCACAATCATGTTTCTAATAGGGCTTGAGATGGATTTTGATTATATGAGGCGAAATTTACGGGTAGCAAGCATAATAGCCGGTGGGAGCTGTTTAATCTGCACGATTTTCGCCATAGCGTTAACTTCCTTCATATATGAAGAGACAGGAGCTCATGGCTCCGGTGTGATGATGGCTGTAACACTAGCAGTAATATTGTCCAACACAGCCTCCCCTTTCGTGTCGAGATTAGCACATGATTTGAAGTTTGCAAGTACTGATATCGGGAGATTGGCTATATCTTCTTCGTTAATTGGTGATGTTTACGCTGTGCTTTTGTTGATTATTATTGCAAGAAACGATGAAAAATCTGACCTCTCATCATCGGTTTTCTATGCATTCATGTACATTATTATTGTTACAGTGGCTATTCTCATAAATAGATATTTGACAAATTGGATGAATAGGAGGAACAGGAACCAAAAACACCTAAAACACACTGAGTTGTTCATTCTTTTGGGAATTGTATATGTTGCTGCAATGATTATGGAGACTAGTGGATTCAGCAGCATAATAGGTTGTTTCGTCATCGGATGGATGTTCCCAAGAGGAGGCAAAGTGGCTCGTACACTCCTGTCTAAACTATCATATTCAGTTCACAACTTTATACTTCCCATATACTTTGGATACTCAGGGTTCAAGGCAGATGTGACTCTCATAAGTAGTTTTCGAAACTTCGCCATTGTCGCTATTATTATCTTATTGAGCATCGGAGGGAAGATCACAGGGACATTAGCCGTTTGTGTTCATTTGAAAATCCCTTTGAATGAAGGGGTTCTTCTTGCTTTCTTGATGAATTTGAAGGGGCACGTCGATTTGCTCGCCTTGACCATAAATGTACAACATTATAAA GCTATGTCAAGCCAAATATTCTACAACCTGATGATGGCGGCGATAGTAATCAATTCTTTGATATGGGGACCTTTGATAGCCTTCATGGTAAGAAGAGAGAGTGAAATTTTTGGCTATAAGTATATAGCCTTTGAATTTCAATCCCCCAAAAATGAACTAAAACTCTTGGCTTGTATATATGGCCCTCGCCCTGTCACGACGATGATAGGACTAATAGCCACGTCTAAAGGGCCAGAAAATGTAGCCATAACACCTTACTTGATGCACCTAATTGAGCTCCCCGAAAGGAGAAAGACAAATTTACTATACCATCaaaaagaagaagatgaacTAAGTGATGATGGTGATTATGGTGGGAACGACGTAGTGGAAATAAATGAGGCAGTGGATATATTTTGTACTGAGACCGGGGTGACGATTCATCAGGTTAAAACAGTGTCCCCCTTCGCTAGTATGTATGCTGATGTCTGCGAGTTTGCTGAGGATATAAGAGCATCTGTAATAGTTCTCCCATTTCACAAACACCAAAGAATCGACGGAAAATTGGAAAGCGGGAAGGAAGGTATAAGGGCTACTAACCAGAAGATTTTACGACATGCCAAATGCTCGGTTGCTATTTTAGTAGACCGAGGACTCACTGCTGGGACATCGTATACCTCAGGTTCTGGGTCATTGCAGCATGTGGCCACATTATTTTTTGGTGGGCCGGATGATCGGGAGGCCTTGGGATTCAGTGAACGGATCGGGATGCATCATCATATAAACCTTACTATTATAAGATTCTTGCATGTATCTGAGAAGATGCAAGATATAGGGGTTAATGTAGCTCATAAGGAACAAGATGTTTTGATGGTGAAATCGACCCATGAGACGGAGAGTGACGTTGATAATGCCGCATTAGCTGAGTTTTACAATAG GTATGTAACATCAGGTCAAGTAGGGTATGTAGAGAAGCATGTGGAAAATGGCGGGGAGACAGCAAATGCATTGAGAGACATGGCTGATATGTATTCAATGTTTATAGTTGGGAAGGGAAGAAGAGGGAACTCAATACTAACAACAGGTTTGAGTGATTGGGAAGAATGCCCAGAGCTCGGTAAAGTAGGGGATTTGTTAGCTTCTTCAGATTTTGAACTTAGCGGTTCTGTTTTAGTTATTCAACAGCATAGACCTTCTAACAATCAATACCAAGATCAATAG